GGCACAAGAAGACTACAAGGAAGCAGTTTCTTTTATTAACGAGCTGTATAAAGAAGGACTCATTGATATTGAAGCCTACACACAAGACTGGAGTACTTACCTTGCAAAAGGAAAGGATCAGAAATACGGACTTTACTTCTCATGGGATAAGGCCAACATCACCGGAGATAATGACAGCTACGAAGTTATGCCTCCACTTGCTGGACCCGATGGTGAAGTTAACGTAACAAGAACGAACGCGCTTGGTTTGGGAAGAGGTAAGATGGTTGTCACAAGCGCCAATAAGAACTTGGAAACGACAGCCAAATGGGTTGATCAACTCTTCGATCCGATTCAATCTGTACAGAACAACTGGGGGACGTATGGAGATGAGAAACAGCAGAATATTTTCGAATTTGATAAAGAAAAAGGAATGCTGAAACATTTGCCGCTGGAGGGTGCAGCTCCTGTAGAACTACGTGAGAAAACAAGTGTCGGTGGACCCCTAGCTATTCTTGATTCTTATTATGGGAAATACACAACCATGCCGGATGATGCCAAAAGCAGAATGGATATTATCAAGAATATCATGGCGCCAAAGATGAAAGCAGAAAACGTAATGCCGAGTGTATTCCACTCCATTCAAGAGCTTGATCGCCTTACGACAATTGAAACGGATCTTTTTGCCTACGTGCTTAGAATGCGCACAGAATGGTACCAAAACGGTAAAATCGAAGCGCAGTGGGATGAATATCTGAAAGAATTGGATCGTCTGGGCTTGCAAGAATGGCTTGAAATTAAACAAGGCGGATATGATAGAGCAACCCAATAACAAATGATTACTATTGTGGGATGAAGGCCGAGTTCCATGCAGTTACACTGCTATACACGACCTTCATCTATATAAAGAGAGATGATCTTAGAACGGGAGTAAAGGAGAAAACAATAATGTCTACGATTGCGAAACAAAATTACCGAGGTGTATATCATTTTTCCCCTAAGGAAAAGTGGATGAATGATCCAAACGGAATGGTTTATTTTGAGGGTGAATATCATTTGTTCTTTCAGCACCATCCGGGTGGAATGACCATGGGAGCTATGCACTGGGGCCATGCGGTCAGCAAGGATCTTGTTACATGGGAGGAACTGCCTATCGCTCTCGCTCCAGATGAATTAGGTATGATTTTTTCCGGCAGTGCTGTAGTTGACTGGAATAATACGACTGGATTTTTTGAAGGTAAACCAGGTTTAGTAGCGATTTTTACGCATCATTTGGATATGCCAGAAGGCAAGCCAGCCATTCAGCGTCAAAGCTTGGCCTACAGTAAAGATAACGGAAGAACCTGGACGAAGTATGAAGGAAACCCGGTACTTGAACATGATACATTCATTGATTTCCGTGACCCCAAAGTATTTTGGAATCAAGATACGAATCAATGGGTGATGATTGTAGCTTGTGGTCAAACGGTGTGTTTATATCATTCTCCTGATCTAATTAACTGGACATATGCCAGCGAATTTGGTAACGGAATCGGTTCTCATGACGGGGTATGGGAATGCCCAGACTTGTTCCCACTTGCTATTGATGGCGATCATTCGAACACGAAATGGGTGATGCTTGTGAGCATCGGTGCGGATCCCGCTTTTGTGGAAGGGTCAAGAACTCAGTATTTCACAGGGGATTTTGATGGAGAAGTGTTCACGCCAGATGAAGATTCGATAAAAGTTCGCTGGATTGATTATGGAAGAGATAATTATGCAGGTGTAAGCTGGTCCGATATACCGGCTGAAGATGGAAGACGACTATTTATCGGCTGGATGAGCAACTGGATGTATGCTAACAAGACGCCGGCAGAAGAATTCCGCGGCGCGATGACGATTGCAAGGGAACTTCAACTCGAATCAAGACAAGGGGAGATCCTTCTTGTGCAGAAGCCGGTACAAGAGTTGGAATCTGCTCGTGTACAAGTCCTTTCTGTGAAAGAGGCAACGGTGCAAGAAATCAATACTCTTCTTAAGGAGATTCACTTGGAATCTTATGAGATTATAGCTGAGTTTACTCGAGGTAAATCTGTAGGCTTCAAAGTAAGAGTAGGTGCGGATAGTCAAACAATAATCGGTATTAACGGTGAGACAGAGGAGCTTTATGTAGATCGGATGGCTTCAGGTCAGCATGATTTCCACGAACATTTCGTAGGACATCATTCAGCCAAGCTCGAAGCGCTTGATGAGTCAAATGATCTCCGTATTTTTGTGGATCGCTCTTCAGTTGAGGCGTTCAGTAATGGTGGTCAGGCAGTGATTACGGATCTTATATTCCCTGGACTAGAACCTAAAGGTATAGCTGTGTTTGCAGAAAATGAGAATGACTTGCTGATTTCCCTGGATATCTATGAGCTTACTCCCTCTGCTGAGCAAGACAAGAATTAGTCATCGAGAGGAGTCATGTATATGCGTATAGGAGCGATTGAAGCTGGCGGGACGAAGTTTATATGTGGCATTGGGAATGAAAATGGGGAAATTGAAGATCAGATTAGTTTCCCAACAGAACATCCTGAGGTGACGTTGCCTAAAGTTATTCAATATTTTCAAGGCAAGCAAGTAGAAGCTATAGGAATTGGATCGTTTGGTCCGATTGATATTCACACAGATAGCAGGGCGTATGGTTACGTTA
This genomic stretch from Paenibacillus sp. FSL H7-0737 harbors:
- a CDS encoding glycoside hydrolase family 32 protein; translated protein: MSTIAKQNYRGVYHFSPKEKWMNDPNGMVYFEGEYHLFFQHHPGGMTMGAMHWGHAVSKDLVTWEELPIALAPDELGMIFSGSAVVDWNNTTGFFEGKPGLVAIFTHHLDMPEGKPAIQRQSLAYSKDNGRTWTKYEGNPVLEHDTFIDFRDPKVFWNQDTNQWVMIVACGQTVCLYHSPDLINWTYASEFGNGIGSHDGVWECPDLFPLAIDGDHSNTKWVMLVSIGADPAFVEGSRTQYFTGDFDGEVFTPDEDSIKVRWIDYGRDNYAGVSWSDIPAEDGRRLFIGWMSNWMYANKTPAEEFRGAMTIARELQLESRQGEILLVQKPVQELESARVQVLSVKEATVQEINTLLKEIHLESYEIIAEFTRGKSVGFKVRVGADSQTIIGINGETEELYVDRMASGQHDFHEHFVGHHSAKLEALDESNDLRIFVDRSSVEAFSNGGQAVITDLIFPGLEPKGIAVFAENENDLLISLDIYELTPSAEQDKN
- a CDS encoding ABC transporter substrate-binding protein, giving the protein MKRIKKSRVSTKAASVTVLASLMFLSACGGGGGGSAASKEQDASGKVTLNFITQSSPLAPTDPNEKLINKRLEEKTNVHINWKNFTKDVFVEKRNLAVASGDLPDAIFNADYSDYELLKLAKDGAIVPLNDLIENNMPNFKKVLEEAPEYKSMITAPDGNIYAFPWIEELGSGKERIQAVDSMPWINVEWLKKLGLDMPKTTEELKEVLIAFKTKDPNGNGKADEIPLSFINKPGAEDLAFLFASFGLGENPDHAVVSNDGKVIFTAAQEDYKEAVSFINELYKEGLIDIEAYTQDWSTYLAKGKDQKYGLYFSWDKANITGDNDSYEVMPPLAGPDGEVNVTRTNALGLGRGKMVVTSANKNLETTAKWVDQLFDPIQSVQNNWGTYGDEKQQNIFEFDKEKGMLKHLPLEGAAPVELREKTSVGGPLAILDSYYGKYTTMPDDAKSRMDIIKNIMAPKMKAENVMPSVFHSIQELDRLTTIETDLFAYVLRMRTEWYQNGKIEAQWDEYLKELDRLGLQEWLEIKQGGYDRATQ